Below is a genomic region from Granulicella sp. L56.
CGCTGGGCCTCGTGCAATCCATTCGCATCACGCAGCAGCCCGGCGTACTTCCACATCAAATCCCGCAGCTCTGCAATCCACCGCTCCGTAGCCTTCTCTCCGGTAACGGAACCTGCCACAGCGGTTGTTGTCTCCGCGACCTGTTCCCCGCCAACTCGCTCCTGTTCCACGCCGTCATTGGCGATCATCGCCTCCGCCGCCAGCACCCCAAACACCAGCCCCTCCAGCAGCGAATTGCTGGCCAGCCGGTTCGCTCCATGCACTCCCGTACAAGCCACCTCGCCCGCTGCATAAAGCCCCGGCAGCGAACTCCGTCCATGCACATCCGTCCTTATGCCGCCCATCAGGTAGTGGGCTGCTGGACGCACCGGGATCAAATCCCGTCCTAACTCCAGCCTGTACTTCGCCAGAAACTTCGAGATCCCCGGAAACCGCGCCTGCAGGTCCTTTTTCACATGGCGCATGTCCAGATAAACCTCGCCATCCATCCCTTCGTGCGTGATCGCCCGCGCCACCACATCTCTGGGAGCCAGCTCCAGCAGCGGATGATACCGCTCCATGAACCGCTCACCTTTGGCATTCACCAGATACGCGCCCTCGCCCCGCAGCGCCTCGCTCATCAAAAACCGCGGCGCACCCGGCGCACTGAACGCCGTGGGATGAAACTGGTAGAACTCCATATCGCTCACCTCGGCGCCCGCCCGGTAAGCCATCGCAATGCCGTCCCCCGTAGCTACCGCCGGATTGGTCGTGTCGCTATAGACCTGCCCTGCGCCACCACTGGCCAGCAGCACCGCCTTCGCTCGAACCACGCGCACGCCGCCCTCGCCGTCCAGCAGCGTAGCCCCCGCCACGCGTCCGCCTTCCACGAGCAGATCGACGCCGGTCGTCCACTCCATCAACTCAATCGAATCCATCTCCCGCACATGCCGCAGCAGTGACACGGCAATCTCTTTACCCGTAGCATCCCCATTCGCATGAAGAATCCGCGACCGGCTATGCGCCCCTTCGCGTGTCCGCATCAGTTCGCCATTCTCGCGATCGAACTTCGTACCCCACGCCAACAACTCTTCCACCCGTCGCGGCCCCTGCTCCACCAGCACCGCCGCCGCCTCGCGATTCACCAGGCCATCGCCCGCGCTCATCGTGTCTTCCAGATGCAGCGCGACGTCCTCCTCGCCTCCCATCGCCACAGCAATGCCGCCCTGCGCATAAGCTGTATTCGACTCCGCCAGCTCTTCCTTGGTGAC
It encodes:
- the nadB gene encoding L-aspartate oxidase — protein: MEQVDFLVVGAGIAGLSAAICLARVGRVMVVTKEELAESNTAYAQGGIAVAMGGEEDVALHLEDTMSAGDGLVNREAAAVLVEQGPRRVEELLAWGTKFDRENGELMRTREGAHSRSRILHANGDATGKEIAVSLLRHVREMDSIELMEWTTGVDLLVEGGRVAGATLLDGEGGVRVVRAKAVLLASGGAGQVYSDTTNPAVATGDGIAMAYRAGAEVSDMEFYQFHPTAFSAPGAPRFLMSEALRGEGAYLVNAKGERFMERYHPLLELAPRDVVARAITHEGMDGEVYLDMRHVKKDLQARFPGISKFLAKYRLELGRDLIPVRPAAHYLMGGIRTDVHGRSSLPGLYAAGEVACTGVHGANRLASNSLLEGLVFGVLAAEAMIANDGVEQERVGGEQVAETTTAVAGSVTGEKATERWIAELRDLMWKYAGLLRDANGLHEAQRGLDALAVTMPRGMFRRALEARNLHTVAGLIVAAALGREESRGAHYRNDFPGRDAAARHSVMAKGRLEFVA